The window CTCCTGGCTCTTTTTCGAAGCCCACCAGGTGTCGATTGAGATGTCCGGTTCGTGGGGCGACGAGTCATTTACCGAACCGGCAGAAATTCAGGAGCTAGCCGCATGGGACGGCTACCTTCAGTTGATTCCGATCATCGCCATCATTGCGGTCGCCTTCGTCTTCGTCAAAAACTACACGCAGACGGCATCGGCAGAGGAGGGGGCAAAGCAGGGCGCAATGATCGCAGCAGGCTACGCACTCGCAGCGCTCGTTATCGCCTACACCGGCACGTACTCGGAGTCGATGACCGACGACTTCGTCGGCACGGTTTCGATGTCCATCGGTCCGGATCTCGTCGAAGCCCTGTTGCTCGCCGGACTCGTCTATCCAGCCCTTGGTGGCGCGCTCGGCGGTTACTTCGGCCACGAACAGCGGCCGGTGGCCGAGAATGCGGCACCCGAAAACGGGGTGGAGCAAACCTACGATGAGTCTGACGACACGGTCACCGCCCCATCGGTGGAACAATCCGATGGTACGTCCTCGGAACCTCCGGCAGAAACCGAACAGACGCAGTAACGCAGGCAAACTACCGTTTTCGAAAACCGAATTCGACCGTAATCGGCCACGAGCGGCGTCGTCGATCCCGGTCAGAAACGACGCTCGAGAGGGTACTCAGAATCTCGTTGGTCGCTCGAGCGCCACCGGTGGTACCGAGGACGACCAGGATCATTCGGCGTTGCAGTGGCCATGCAGTCCGTAACGGCCAAAACGTTCCGCTTCATTGTTTCGGTATGAAGTTTGCGCCGGGCGCATGGCGGTACGCCCTCCTCCCACTGCTTGCAGCCCCGTTCGCGTTCATCTTTAGCGTGACCGCGAGCGTCGTTCTCCTCGTTCTGGGGGCCGCGACGCTCGGCTTCTTTCGCGACCCCGAACGAACGCCGCCACCGTCGGGCGTAGTCGCCCCCGCCGACGGCACCGTCTCGGTCTGCCGGGAGGAAGGCACGCGGGTTCGCCTCGGGACGTTCATGAACGTCCACAACGTCCACGTGGTTCGCGCCCCCTTCGACGCGACAGTCCACGAGGCCGAACACGTTCCTGGCGCACACAAACCGGCCTTCTCGAAGGACTCCGACCGGAACGAGCGAGTGCACCTTCGGCTCGAGCCTACCACGGGCCGGGCGTCGACCGAACCGGACACCACTGACGAAACGAACGCCGACGACGACTCGAGTCCGGCCGCCGAGGTGACGTTTATCGCCGGTGCGTTCGCCCGCCGGATTTTCCCCTACGTCGAAACCGGCGAGTCGATCGAACGCGGCCAGCGGATCGGACACATCGCCTTCGGCAGTCGGGTCGACGTGGTGTTCCCGCCCTCCGTTTCACCGGACGACCTGGCCATCGAGATGGGCCAGAAGATGACCGCTGGCGAGACGGTAATCCTCGAGCCCGATGCTGATACGGGGCTCGGGATGAGTAGCCTCGAGGGCGAAACGGGGCTCGAAATGGGTGGCCTCGACGATGAGGCGGTCGACAGCAACGGCGACGGTTCCACAGAAGACGTCGCGAACTGACGCTACGGACACCAACGGTCGACTCGCGGAAACAGTGGTCGACTCGCGGAAACAGTGGTGAACTGCCCAAAAAACTGTCCTGACGGCCTCAACTACCGCTTGTCGTCGACCGCCGCCCGTGCGTCCTCGAGGTGGCGGCGTTCGACGACCACCTCGTCGGCGCGGTCGTTCGCTTCCGCCGGGCCGTACTTCGTCGCGACCTCCCGAATCGCCCGCATCGAGGCGTCGCGGACGAGCGCCTCGAGGTCGGCGCCGGTGTACCCCTCGAGGTCGGCGGCCACCTCGTCCAGGTCGACGTCGTCGGCGAACGGTTTGCCGCGGCTGTGTACCTCGAGAATCTCGCGGCGGGCCTCGAGATCCGGTTCGGGAACGAGCACGTGGGTGTCGAGTCGGCCGGGGCGCAAGAGTGCGGGATCGAGGTGCTCCTTGCGGTTGGTCGCTGCGAGCACGACGAGGTTCGGGTTCTCCCGCATTCCGTCGAGTTCTGTCAGCAGCTGTGAGACGACCCGTTCTGTCACCTCGTGGCTGTCCGCGCCGCGGCTGGCGGCGATGGCGTCGATCTCGTCGAAGAAGACGATGGATGGTGCTGCCTGTCGGGCGCGCTCGAAGACTTTTCGGATCGCTTTCTCGGACTCGCCGACGTAGCGATCGACGATTTCGGGGCCGTCGACCCGGACGAAGTTGACGTCGGTCTCGCCGGCGAGTGCCCGCGCGAGCAGGGTCTTCCCGGTTCCCGGCGGGCCGTACAACAGCACGCCGGATGGCGGATCGGTGTTCGTCCGTTCGAAGAGCGTCTCGTAGGTCAGCGGCCACTCGACGGACTCCCGAAGCACCTGTTTGGCGTCCTCGAGGCCACCGACGTCGTCGAAGTCCATGTTTGGCGACTCCGCGACGTACTCCCGCATGGCCGACGGTTCGACGGCCGCCAGCGCCGTGTCGAAGTGGGTCTTGGTTACGGTCGGGTTCGTACTCCAGGTGGCACGCTCCTCGGCGTCGGTCGGTCGGCCGCGGATCGCCGCCATCGCGGCCTCCGTGACGACTGCGTCGAGGTCAGCACCGACGAAGCCGTGGGTGCGACTGGCGATTTTCTCGATGCTCACCCCTTCGTCGAGGGGCATCCCGCGGGTGTGTACCTCGAGGATCTCGCGGCGACCGTCCCTGTCGGGGACGCCGATCTGGATCTCACGGTCGAAGCGCCCGCCGCGACGGAGCGCGGGGTCGATCGAGTCGACCCGATTCGTGGCCCCGATAACGATGACCTCACCGCGGGCGTCGAGACCGTCCATGAGGGTGAGCAACTGGCCGACGATCCGGTTCTCGGCGTCACCCTCGTCGTTTCGCGTGCCCGCGATGGAGTCGATTTCGTCGAAGAAGATGATCGTCGGGGCGTTCTCGCGGGCCTCCTCGAACGTCCGGCGAAGCTGTTCTTCGGACTCGCCTTTGTACTTCGACATGATCTCCGGGCCGGAGATGGTGACGAAGTTTGCTTCGACCTCGTTGGCGACCGCGCGGGCGATAAGGGTCTTCCCGGTGCCGGGCGGGCCGTAGAGGAGGACGCCCGAGGGTGGATCCACGCCGAGGCGTTTGAACAACTCGGGCTCCGAGAGCGGCAGTTCGATCATCTCTCGCACCTGCTCGAGTTCCTCGTCGAGGCCGCCGATGTCCTCGTAGGTCACGCCGGATGGCCGATCCGGCTTCGAGGGTTCAGACGGTGAGGCGGACGGCTGAGACGGCATCGACGGCCCGGAGCCGTCTGTATCGTCGAACACGAGGACGGTCGTCGAGCCGGTGATGCGGACGTCACCGGCGGGCTCGGTTTCGACGACGCTGAACGGCTCCGGCGCGACGCCCTCTATACGGATCTGTTCGCCGGCTTTGATCGGCCGGTTCCGGAGTTTCTGGTTGGCGACGCGCTCGGCGAGCCGTGATTCGGCGTCGCTCAGCGATGGTGGTGGAGACAGCGTTACCGTTTCTGCCTCCCGGATTAATGTCTTGTCGGCGGCCATCACTCGGACTGTATCACCGACGTTGACGCCAGCATTCGCTCGCGTGTCGCCGTCGATCTGTACCACCTGTTCGGGTATCGCCGGATCGGCCGGCCACATCTTCGCGACGGTCTGTGTCTCGCCCTCGATCACGACCGTGTCGCCGCTCAACACGCCGAGCTTTCGTCTGGCTAACTCCGGGATGCGAGCGACGCCACGACCTGCATCGCGCTTTTCGGCCGCGCGAACCGTCAGCGTCACACCATCGTCGTCCGACTCGCTCATGATCGTTCCTTGCAGTCGAACGACCTTGAGAATTGCCCACGTCGATGCGGACTCGAGACAATCGATAGGCTTCTTGCCCGGGCGTGGAAAAGCCAGGTATGGTGTGTCCGGGAACCGAAGTTCGCACTGACATCGACCGCCTCCGCTCTGTCGATCGGTCTTCATCTACTGGGTCAATCGTGTGTCGTACCCACCGACGGATACGCTGGCACGGATGGGGACGATAACGATGTTCGGACGGATGCGCGAGGACGTTCGCGCGATGGCCGAACGCGATCCGGCTGCGAAAAGTGCTCTCGAGGTGTTCCTCTGTTATCCCGGGTTACACGCCCTCTGGATGCATCGACTCGCCCACCAACTGTGGCGTGGCAACTGGCGACTGCTCGCTCGAGTCCTCTCACAACTCGCCCGGTTTCTGACGGGGGTCGAAATCCATCCCGCCGCACGGATCGGCCGGCGGGTAACGATCGACCACGGCATGGGCGTCGTTATCGGCGAAACGGCGATCGTCGGCGAGGACGTCCACCTGTATCACGGCGTCACTCTCGGTGGGGCGACGAACGAACCGGTGAAGCGGCATCCGACGCTCGAGGACGGGGTACTCGTCGGGGCCAATGCGACACTGCTCGGCGACATCACCATCGGCGATGAGGCGACCGTGGGCGCCGGTTCTGTCGTCACGGACTCCGTCGAGCCAGGTGCGACCGTTGCCGGCGTACCGGCCCGGAGAGTGGACTGATCGGCTCTGGCGGAACTGTTTTCGGGAATCGTTTCATGACCACCGACGAGAGCCTCGAGTGAACGACCTCGATCCCGGAGCGGAGCGACACCGATTCCGGAGCAGGACGACATCGATCACGGATCCGACTGACGATCGTCCTGTACCGCTAAGGGGTTCGAGCCCCGAGACACACTCGAGACGTACATGTCGCCCTCGCACGACCGAACGAATCCACCCGACTCGTCGCGAACGCCGGCAGCTAACGCCGAACTGGCGCTGTTACTCGAGGTTGCAGGGACGCCGAAACCCGGAAACGTCGACCGACGCCGCGATTTTCCCGACCTGCGATTCGAACACTTTCTGGCCGGTGCGGTCGGCGCTCGGCCAGGTCTCGAGCGCGCGGAACGCGGCGAGGCGATCGGGGCGACGTTCGAACGAGCCGTCGAGGGGATGGCAGCACAGCGGGGTGGAAACACCCAGTTTGGTAGTCTCCTGTTGCTCGTCCCCCTCGTCGCCGCGACTCGAGCGGAACGCGAACTGGATCACCAGACCGCCAGATCGACCGTCGAGGCGACCACGGTCGAGGACAGCGTCGGGTTCTATCGCGCGTTCGATCACGTCGACGTCTTCGTCGACGACCCGCCGGCTGACCTCGAGCCACTCGACGCTCGTCGGGGCAAGGATGCGATCCCGGCGCTCGAGGAACGGGGCATAACGCTGTACGACGTGATGGACGCGAGCGTCCCCGGCGACGACGTCGCCCGGGAGTGGGTCACCGGGTTCGAACGGTCGTTCGAGACCGCCGATCGACTGGCAGCGCTCGATCCGGCCCGTTCGGCGACCGACCGCGTCGCCTCGGTGTTCCTCTCCTTGCTCGCGGAGCGGCCGGACACGCTCATCGAGAAGCGTCACGGCGAGACGGTCGCCGCTGACGTCACTGACCACGCCACCGACCTTCTCGAGTCGGGTGGCCTCGAGACCGTCCCTGACCGGGTCGACGCCTTCGCGGCCGATCTCGTCGACCGCGGCGTCAATCCGGGAACGACGGCCGACATTACCGCTGCGGGGCTGTTCATCGCCCTCGATCGGGGAGGGTTCGACCTGTGAGCGATCCCGAGGCCGACGGCGGAGCGGAACACGATGGAGAATCGATTGGCTGGCCGATCGACCTGGACGGCGTCGCCGAAACCGTCGTCACGACGCTCGGCCCCAACGGGCTGTGGAACGTCGCAGCCCTCGGCGTGTTCGCCGGCGACCCCGCTCGAGCCCGCACCTGGGGGAACACCCGGACGCGCCGAAACTTCCACCGGCAGGGCGAGGGCTACGTTCAGTTCGTCCACGACCCCGTCGACTTCGTCGACGCCGCCTTGACGATCACCGAACGGGACGACCCCGTCCTCGACTCGGCCGACGCCTGGGTGCGGGTAGCAGTCGAGTCGGTCGATTCGGGGACGATCGACGGCACCGACTGGGAGGAGTGGACGCTCGAGCCACTCGAGTCGGTAATCGAACACGAGACGGTGACGCCGATCAACCGCGGGTTCGGTGCTGTCATCGAGGCGACGGTCGCCGCTTCGCGACTGGAAGTCGACGGCTACGATCGGACTGATCTGGAGAGCCGCCTCGATCACGCACTCGACGTCGTCGATCGAGCAGGCGGGACGCGTGAGCGCCAGGCCTTCTCGAGGCTCGTCGCCGTCAGCGAGTGGACGCCCTCGCGCGATCGTCGTGCGGTGATCGAGTGGCTGTAGCTGGAGTTGCCACGCGTCGAGCGGGCGGCGAACGGGTACTGTGACCGAACCGTCACCTGCCGTCGCAAAATGGTGCGATATAAGAGTCTCTAGACGGAAGCCCACGTATGGCCATCAAACCGGCATACATCAAGAAGACCGGGAACGTCCTCCTCGAGAAGTACCCGGAGGCGTTCACCACCGACTTCGAACAGAACAAAGACAGCGTCACGGAGCTGACGAACATCGAATCGAAAGGCGTTCGAAACCGAATCGCCGGCTACGTCACACGGAAGAAGGGCGCAGCCATTTCGGCCTGAACTGACTGTTTCACTCACTCGAGAACGGACGTTCCGAGCGACGGCACTCGTCCGTGCAACGTCCTCGTCTTTCAGGTCGTTTCGACCTCATCCACGATCGGGTCTGAGTTCGTCGATCACCCGACAGGCGTTTTTCGAGAACGCCCGACGGAGTTTGTCCGCGGACACGTCGAGTGTGAGGATCTCCATGATCGCCACGTTCGGATGCGATGCCGGCGCGCCGCTGCCGAAAAACACACGATCGGGATGCTCGAGTAATGCCCGCTCGAGAACGTCCCGGTAGCGGACGACGCTCGTGTCGAGATAGCAGTCGTCGATGAATTCGAGGCGATCGATCAGCTCGTGCATGAGCGATCGGTTCAACGGATGACCGCCGAAGTGTGAGACGATGACCGGAAAGCCGCGCCCGAGTAGGGTCTCGGCGAGGGTAGCGGGGGGTGCGCCCTCGCCACCGGCGACGATCACCGGGAGGCCGACGGTTTCCAGTTGCTCAAGGACGGCGTCGTCCGGCACGCCGTCGACGGTCGGGTCGAGGACGAAGCCGTGGAAGCGGTCGTCGTAGGCGTACTGCTCGACGTCCTCTGGGGTGGTGTGGTACGGCTGTCGTCGACGAAGGGCGTTTCGCAGCCGACCGGTCTGATCGGTGTCCGGTGCTTCCGCGCCGTTGATTCGGGCAAACGCGACGAAGGGGCGTTCGACGCTGAGTCGGGCAACGCCGTTGTTCGGGGCGACGTACGATTCCCCGGGTGTCACGCCCGGGAAGACGACCGATCTGACGATGCCGGCCTGATGCATCTCGCGCTCGAGTCGGTCTGGAGAGGCGGGCGTCGGCCCACCCCGCGGTCTGGTGGTCGCGTCGGGCGTCAACTGGGCGTGGACGTCGACGACGCGGAACTCGTGTTCCAGCTCGAGCATTCGTCCGGGTGTTGTAGCCCATCCCTCAAGGTGCTACCGGCTGCGTCCGTCTCACGACCGTGTGTCGACCTGTCGCACACAATCGCCAGAGGGGAGCGAGTTGGCACCGAAACAGTTTTATAGAAGTGCTGACGATACATCTACTGAGGTTCAACATGGCACAACAGCAACGCATGGGCGGACAGCCCCTGTTCATCCTGAGCGAGGACAGCAAGCGAACGCAGGGTCGGGACGCACAGTCGTCGAACATCATGGCCGGCAAGGCCGTCGCAGAGGCCGTACGGACGACGCTCGGGCCCCGCGGCATGGACAAGATGCTCGTCGACGGGAGCGGCAACGTCGTCATTACGAACGATGGGGCGACCATCCTGAACGAGATGGACATCGAGCACCCTGCCGCACAGATGATCGTCGAAGTGGCCGAAACCCAGGAGGACGAGATCGGCGACGGCACGACGACCGCCGCCGTTCTCGCCGGGAACCTCCTGGCCGAGGCGGAGGATCTCATCGAGCAGGACGTCCACGCGACGACGATCGTCGAGGGCTACCACGAAGCCGCTCGCATCGCGCTCGAGGCCATCGAAAACCAGGTACTCGACGCCGATGTCGACGACGATCTGCTCCGTCAGGTCGCCGAATCGAGCATGACCGGCAAAGGAACCGGTGGGCTGACGACCGAAGCCCTCAGCGAGACGGTCGTCGAAACCGTTCGGCACGTCGACACCGACGACGGCGTTCAGCGTGACAACATCGACATCCACACGCAGGTCGGCGCGTCCTCGAGTGCGACCGAACTGATTCCGGGTATCGTTCTCGACGAGGAACCCGCCCACGACGACATGCCTTCGACCGTCGAAGACGCCTCCGTGGCGATCCTCGACGTCGAACTGGGCGTTCGAACGGGTGAGATCGACGCCGAGTACTCGATCGACTCGATCGACCAGCTTAGTGCCGCGATCGACGCCGAAGAGGCCGAACTCCGCCAGTACGCCCAGGATGTCATCGACAGCGGCGTCGACGTGCTCTTTACGACTGATGACGTCGACGACCGTGTCGCCTCGCTGCTCGCTACCGAAGGCATCCTGACGTTCGACGACATCAGCAACAAGAAGGCCCGGAAGGTCGCCAACGCGACGGGTGCCCGCCGCATCGGCGCGCTCGAAGACCTCACCGAGGACGCCTTCGGTCAGGCCGACCGCATCCGCACGGAAACCTACGGCGACGACGACCTCGCGTTCGTCGAGGGTGGTGCGGCCGCCGAAGCCGTCACCGTCTTCGTCCGTGGCGGCACCGACCACGTCGTCGACGAACTCGAGCGAGCTATCAAAGATGCCCTCGACGTCGTCACCGCAGCCCTCGATTCGGGCGAGGTCGTTCCCGGTGCTGGCGCTACCGAAATCGCCATCGCCGACCACGTCCGCTCGGCTGCCGCCGGCATCGAAGGCCGCAAACAGCTCGCCGTCACGGCGTTCGCTGACGCCCTCGATATCGTCCCACGGACGCTCGCCGGTAACAGCGGCCAGGATCCGATCGACTCGCTGGTCGACCTCCGTGCGGCCCACGAAGCCGAGGGACGCGCTGGGTTGATCACCAACGGCGAAACCGTCACCATCGACGACCCCGTCGAGTACGGCGTCGTCGACCCTGCCGACGTCAAGCGTGAAGCTGTCGAAAGTGCCACCGAAGCCGCAACGATGATCGTTCGTATCGACGACGTCATCGCCGCCGAGTAAGGCGATCTTCCGTTTCTATTTCGTATCATCTTCAATGTAATTAGCCGACACTGTTAAGTGTTAACATGTGATATCTACAATCGTAATGTCCCACAGCCCACCGACTGATCGACTGACCCGTTTTGGGGGGCCAGCGAACCGGCCGGTCTACTACGACGACCGACGGGGGACGTACCACACGTGGTACGATCGTGGGGAGTACGAACCGGTGAGTACCGCTATCTTGATGGCCGTTTCATCGATTCGCGGTATCGACCCGGAGTATCTCGAGCCGCTTCGGGATGCGATCGATCCGGATGCGTTAAACGAGTTATTCAACGACTGGGACGGTCAAAAAAGGGGGCTCGAGTCCGTCGCCGTTTCGTTTATCTACGGACAGTGTACGGTCACGGTTCACGGCGATGGCGAGATCGTCATCGAACCGATGGCGTTACCAGTAACCTGATACTCGCCGAACCGGTTATCGCTCCATTCGAGCTACCCAGTGGCGTGGCGCATCGAGTTCGCTGTCGGATGGGAGGTTGTCGGGATGGTTCCAGACCTGGCTGGCGAACGTGAGGTCTCTGGCATCCGTGACGGCTTCGAAGAAGGCTTTTCCGCGTTCGTACTGGCGCTGTTTTAACCCCAGTCCGAGCAGTCGCCTGAACAGTTGCTGGAGTGGGCCACGACCCTGTCTCCGGGCGTCGAGTTTTCGACGGAGATCCTCGTACTCGTCGTCGAACGCGTGATCCATCAGGAGTTCGGCGTACCCCTCGACGACGGTCATCGTCGTATCGAGTTCACGAAACACGCTCCGGTCGAACGACCCCTCGGCGAGTGCGTCGATGCCGTCTTGCATCCGCGACTCGAGATGGGTCGACAGCCAGGGGGCAGCGCCGAACTCCGCGGCGTGGGTCACCTCGTGGAAGGCGATCCAGCGGCGGAACCGATCGGGATCGACCTCGAGAACCTCGGCCGCCTTCAGGATGTTCGGTCGGACGAAATATAGCGCGTGGTCGTCCTCTGGCGTCTCCGCGAGCAGGAGTGGGTCGTACTGGCCGAGCACGTTTCGGCCGAGAAACGCCAACAGGACGGTCATCGTCCCGGTATTGATCGTTCGCGCAGCACCCGGGAACGCGCCAAGCTGGGATTCCATCGGGGCCATCACGCGTTCGAACGTCTCGATGTTGGCGTCGATCCAGTGATGTCGGTTCTGAATTTCGACCACCTCGGGAACGTCGAACTCGAGTCCGGCGGCGGCCCGGACGCCCGCTCGCGCATCGCGGACGTCTCGAGCGTAAGCGGCCTGTTCGTCGGATTCGAGAGAGATCGATCCAGGCTCCGTGGCGGCCTTCGCGGCCTCAGAAGCGGCGTGCCAGTCCACGGCGGCGTCGCCGGAGGCGCCGGCAACGGCACGAACGCTATGAAAGAGATTCACACGACGAGATACGGGAACGGGGACAAAAAGGGTTCTGACGAAACAAACGAGAACGTACGGATCTGGATGTCAGTTTCAGACGTTCGTTGAGCGTGTCAGTTTTGGATGCGCCTCGAACGATCGAGCGAGACTCGAGTGATGATCGCTGGGCATGGGACGTCGCAGGTGGTCGGATCACTGGCCGACGGCGTCTCAAATACGGGTTCGAATACGACGGCATCTGTCAGAAAGTGTTGAGGTAGCGCAGGTTCGGCCGTTTCGGGGCGATTCAAGAGACGATGATGTCCGGTTCGTCCTGTTCCTCGAGTTCGGATTCGTCGTCGCCGCCGCGGAGTTTCTTCACGCCGATTGCGATGGCGACGAGCGCGATCAGGGCCAGCACGACGCCAACGGCAGCGCCTTTTCCTCCTTCCTCGTCGGCGGCCGCGGCGTCCTCGTCGTCGGTCGCTACGGCTTCGTCGGTGTCACTGGTGGTGCCGAACGGTGCCGCCTCACCGATTTCTTTGGGACCGAACTGGGTGTCACCGTCCAGATGCAACTCGATAAACGTGAACTTTTTTTCGCCCATAACACACAGTACGACGACTCGACATTTATCCTTTGTGCTGTGATGAGACAGGCCATAGCATTGCCACAGCACTCACCTCTCGAGGTCGGATCATGCCTCGAGACCGGGTTCCAACAGGTTCAAACCCCGACCGTTCGATTTCCGAGTATGGATACATCGGCTCGCGAGTTCCTCGTCGAGTTGCTCGAGACGCCATCGCCCTCTGGCTACGAAACCCGCGGGCAGCGCGTCTGGCTCGAGTACGTCGAACAGTTCGCGGACGACGTTCGTACCGACGCCTACGGAAACGCTATCGCCGTCCACGAGGGCGATCCCGACGCGCCGGAAATCGTCCTGACTGGTCACGCCGACGAGATCGGATTTCTCGTCAAATCGATCGACGACGACGGGTTCGTCCGCCCCGGGCGTATCGGCGGGAGCGACCCCTCCGTCTCCCGTGGGCAACACGTCACGATCCACACCGACGACGGCCCCGTGGATGGCGTCATCGGCCAGACGGCGATCCACCTCCGGGAAGACGACGGCGACGACCCCGAAATCACCGATCTCTGGATCGACATCGGTGCCGACAGCGAGGACGAGGCGGCCGAGCGCGTTCGGATCGGCGACCCGATCACGTTCTCCTCGACTGTGTCCTGGCTCTCCGAAACCCGCCTCGCTGCGAGAGGGGTCGACAACCGCGTCGGCACCTGGGCGGCCGCTGAGGGATTTCGCCAGGCTGTCGAGAACGGTACCGAGGCGACCGTATACGCCGTTTCGACCGTCCAGGAGGAACTCGGCATCAAGGGCGCGAAGATGGTCGGATTCGACCTTGAGCCCGACGCCGTCGTCGTCGTGGACGTCGGTCACGCGGTCGATTACCCCTCCGCGCCGAGCGAGAAGACGAGCCAGATGGAACTCGGCGGGGGGCCGGCGCTCGGCCGCGGTAGCACCAACCACCCGGTGCTCTTCGACGCCTTGCGATCGATCGCTGAGGACGTCGAGATCGACGTCCAGATCGAAGCCCTCGGTGGCGGCACCGGCACGGACGCGGACGGCTTCTTCACCGCCGCTGGCGGCATCCCCTCCCAGGTCGTCAGCGTCCCCAACCGCTACATGCACACCCCGGTGGAAGTGATCGAGACGGACGACCTCGAGGAGATTGCGACGCTTCTTGGCGCGTTCGCGAGCGAGGCCCACACGTTCACTCCGTTCACTGTGGACGTCTGAACGGGGTCGGACACTGACCTCGAGCGAGTCGATTCCTGTTTTGCGTTTCGGGCAATCGATTCGAGGTTCGAGTCGAACCGGCGCACGTGAAGCACCACCCAGGTTCCGCAGTACATAAACGCGATCAGACCCTACTGGGACTGCGTACCTTTAGTCCCCGGCCGAGTACACCCACTTTGGGTGCGATGACAGACCGGCGAACCCGGGTACGCGACACCGATAGCGACACCGTGTGGCGGTTCACACCGGCACACCAGTTGGTGGTTCCTGTGGAACCGCTCGCCCGGCACGAGGGTTAGCCAGCAGACGCGGCATGCCGCCTCGGGATGATGCTGGACGTTAGTGTTCCGGGTGATATTTTGCGTACACTAAAGGCATTTAACGGATAGGTGCGATGGAACGCGATGTCCCTCGAGAGAGGAGTCGACGACCCCACTCGTTTCTAACGGGGAGTGTAATGATGACCGCCCTGATGGTGCCCTCTCCTCACGGCATCGGATCGTCTCCTTGAGGCTCCCTTCATTGTTGCGTCGTCCGGGTCTCCCGGACGAGTTTGCCGCTCGATGCGGCGTTACGCTACGCCGACATCGCTCAGTCTGTACGCCAACGACGCTCCGTTATCCTTTAGCGCCCGCAGGTCAAATCGCTTCCAATGACCGCACAAACCGTCCAGCAGGGAGACCTCGTCACCGTCATCGGACTCGAGGTGCACGTCCAGCTGGAGACGAACACCAAGATCTTCTGTGGCTGTTCCACCGAACCCGCCGACGGGCCGAACCGGAACGTCTGTCCCGTCTGT of the Natronosalvus vescus genome contains:
- a CDS encoding protein sorting system archaetidylserine decarboxylase; translated protein: MKFAPGAWRYALLPLLAAPFAFIFSVTASVVLLVLGAATLGFFRDPERTPPPSGVVAPADGTVSVCREEGTRVRLGTFMNVHNVHVVRAPFDATVHEAEHVPGAHKPAFSKDSDRNERVHLRLEPTTGRASTEPDTTDETNADDDSSPAAEVTFIAGAFARRIFPYVETGESIERGQRIGHIAFGSRVDVVFPPSVSPDDLAIEMGQKMTAGETVILEPDADTGLGMSSLEGETGLEMGGLDDEAVDSNGDGSTEDVAN
- a CDS encoding CDC48 family AAA ATPase, which produces MSESDDDGVTLTVRAAEKRDAGRGVARIPELARRKLGVLSGDTVVIEGETQTVAKMWPADPAIPEQVVQIDGDTRANAGVNVGDTVRVMAADKTLIREAETVTLSPPPSLSDAESRLAERVANQKLRNRPIKAGEQIRIEGVAPEPFSVVETEPAGDVRITGSTTVLVFDDTDGSGPSMPSQPSASPSEPSKPDRPSGVTYEDIGGLDEELEQVREMIELPLSEPELFKRLGVDPPSGVLLYGPPGTGKTLIARAVANEVEANFVTISGPEIMSKYKGESEEQLRRTFEEARENAPTIIFFDEIDSIAGTRNDEGDAENRIVGQLLTLMDGLDARGEVIVIGATNRVDSIDPALRRGGRFDREIQIGVPDRDGRREILEVHTRGMPLDEGVSIEKIASRTHGFVGADLDAVVTEAAMAAIRGRPTDAEERATWSTNPTVTKTHFDTALAAVEPSAMREYVAESPNMDFDDVGGLEDAKQVLRESVEWPLTYETLFERTNTDPPSGVLLYGPPGTGKTLLARALAGETDVNFVRVDGPEIVDRYVGESEKAIRKVFERARQAAPSIVFFDEIDAIAASRGADSHEVTERVVSQLLTELDGMRENPNLVVLAATNRKEHLDPALLRPGRLDTHVLVPEPDLEARREILEVHSRGKPFADDVDLDEVAADLEGYTGADLEALVRDASMRAIREVATKYGPAEANDRADEVVVERRHLEDARAAVDDKR
- the cysE gene encoding serine O-acetyltransferase, whose protein sequence is MFGRMREDVRAMAERDPAAKSALEVFLCYPGLHALWMHRLAHQLWRGNWRLLARVLSQLARFLTGVEIHPAARIGRRVTIDHGMGVVIGETAIVGEDVHLYHGVTLGGATNEPVKRHPTLEDGVLVGANATLLGDITIGDEATVGAGSVVTDSVEPGATVAGVPARRVD
- a CDS encoding triphosphoribosyl-dephospho-CoA synthase, with the translated sequence MSPSHDRTNPPDSSRTPAANAELALLLEVAGTPKPGNVDRRRDFPDLRFEHFLAGAVGARPGLERAERGEAIGATFERAVEGMAAQRGGNTQFGSLLLLVPLVAATRAERELDHQTARSTVEATTVEDSVGFYRAFDHVDVFVDDPPADLEPLDARRGKDAIPALEERGITLYDVMDASVPGDDVAREWVTGFERSFETADRLAALDPARSATDRVASVFLSLLAERPDTLIEKRHGETVAADVTDHATDLLESGGLETVPDRVDAFAADLVDRGVNPGTTADITAAGLFIALDRGGFDL
- a CDS encoding DUF447 domain-containing protein, whose protein sequence is MSDPEADGGAEHDGESIGWPIDLDGVAETVVTTLGPNGLWNVAALGVFAGDPARARTWGNTRTRRNFHRQGEGYVQFVHDPVDFVDAALTITERDDPVLDSADAWVRVAVESVDSGTIDGTDWEEWTLEPLESVIEHETVTPINRGFGAVIEATVAASRLEVDGYDRTDLESRLDHALDVVDRAGGTRERQAFSRLVAVSEWTPSRDRRAVIEWL
- a CDS encoding 30S ribosomal protein S17e; translated protein: MAIKPAYIKKTGNVLLEKYPEAFTTDFEQNKDSVTELTNIESKGVRNRIAGYVTRKKGAAISA
- a CDS encoding amidohydrolase family protein, producing MLELEHEFRVVDVHAQLTPDATTRPRGGPTPASPDRLEREMHQAGIVRSVVFPGVTPGESYVAPNNGVARLSVERPFVAFARINGAEAPDTDQTGRLRNALRRRQPYHTTPEDVEQYAYDDRFHGFVLDPTVDGVPDDAVLEQLETVGLPVIVAGGEGAPPATLAETLLGRGFPVIVSHFGGHPLNRSLMHELIDRLEFIDDCYLDTSVVRYRDVLERALLEHPDRVFFGSGAPASHPNVAIMEILTLDVSADKLRRAFSKNACRVIDELRPDRG